The SAR324 cluster bacterium region CAGGCTGAAAGGCACGACTGCTGGTCAGGATTGAGCATCAAGATTACCGATCAAGATACTTTTCTAAGGCTTTTTTAAAGTCTTGGAGGGGTCTTGCGCCTGACAGCAATTCACCACGAACTCGGCCATACTTTGGATCAAATGTACCAATTAGGAAACCAGGAGTTCCCGTCACTCCAGCCTCTTGACCAGCTTTCATATCCTCCAAAACTCGTGAACGATATTTTTCTTCTGCGATACATTTTTCATATTGATCAAAATTCTCCACTCCAATCTCGTCAGCATAGCCAATAAGGTCTTCTACAAACTGGTTTTTCTGATTCTTAAACAATAAAGCATGGAGTGTTTCAAATTTTCCTTGATCTCTAGCACACTCAACAGCAATTGCAGCCTCATCTGCTTCTTTATGAAATGGCAAAGGGAAATGACGGTATCCAAAAGCCACCCGGTCTCCATACTCTTTAATCAACTGTGTCAAAGTTGGCTGCACTCTAGCGCAGAAGGGACATTGGTAGTCTGAGTACTCAAGTAGAATTACCTTTGCTTCCTTGTTCCCTCGTACGTAACCCTGCCCAACGTTTGTCTCCAACAGAAACTCAGATGGTGCTTGCAAATAAGACTTTACCAGTCCCTTGGATAATGCTTCATTGTACTGACGATAAACACTTTCCTGCTGTAACTGGTTTGCCAAATAATCACGAATTTGTGGTCTGAGATCATCTATGCTTCCACGATTTTCTAAACTGTTCTGTTTGTAAAACAGAGTTACCATGTCATCACTGATGGTAAATTGAGGATTAGGATCAATTTCAGAATCAGATTT contains the following coding sequences:
- a CDS encoding thioredoxin domain-containing protein; amino-acid sequence: MLIINFTKYLTAFSLFLMILKSNLVANEKKAPEQDYFQANPIIAEINGKIIRFEDLRDKAAQDAAQALYDQLARLLPNLVLNELAKSDSEIDPNPQFTISDDMVTLFYKQNSLENRGSIDDLRPQIRDYLANQLQQESVYRQYNEALSKGLVKSYLQAPSEFLLETNVGQGYVRGNKEAKVILLEYSDYQCPFCARVQPTLTQLIKEYGDRVAFGYRHFPLPFHKEADEAAIAVECARDQGKFETLHALLFKNQKNQFVEDLIGYADEIGVENFDQYEKCIAEEKYRSRVLEDMKAGQEAGVTGTPGFLIGTFDPKYGRVRGELLSGARPLQDFKKALEKYLDR